The following are encoded together in the Jaculus jaculus isolate mJacJac1 chromosome 3, mJacJac1.mat.Y.cur, whole genome shotgun sequence genome:
- the LOC101603811 gene encoding thioredoxin-like protein 4A → MLYTLPHLHSGWQVDQAILSEEDCVVVIRFGHDWDPTCMKIDEVLYSIFERKWKIVGDVPHLL, encoded by the coding sequence ATGTTGTACACGCTCCCACATCTGCACAGTGGCTGGCAGGTAGACCAGGCCATTCTTTCTGAGGAGGACTGCGTGGTTGTCATTCGGTTTGGGCACGACTGGGACCCCACCTGCATGAAGATTGACGAGGTTCTGTACAGCATTTTTGAAAGGAAATGGAAGATAGTGGGAGATGTTCCTCATCTGTTATGA